The following is a genomic window from Anas acuta chromosome 26, bAnaAcu1.1, whole genome shotgun sequence.
CACAAATCATCTCTGATGATGAACAGCATGTATCGGATGCAGAAAACCAAGGAGACAGAATCAGACAGAATATTTGGTCAGACTCACCACCAACTCGCTGTGTAACTGCTGAGGTAGATTTGCAAATGCATCATGATCAGAAGACTGCAATTCCCAAGCAGCCAGACACTCCCACATCTGGCTTTGCCCCCACAGAAAAGCCACCCTTAGCTCTTCTCTCTATTCAAAAATCCCCTGTAAGCAATCAGAAGATCCTGGAGAGCAGCTTCATGCATCAAGGTCCTCTTAATCCTGTGGAGTTCACAAGTGAAACTTCTAGAGCAAGGAATTCCACCGGGTCAGCAACACCAAAGGAACCgttaaaacagatttctgtctCCAGCACTGAAGCAAAAGCCCAACTAGAGGCACCCACCTCTGTGGCATTCTTTCAGTTTGAAACCTCTGTAGATGTCCAGCAGCAACTCCAACTGTGCTGTCCCGAGTGTGGCACACCAGGAACAGGCTTCAGTGGGAATGCTGCTGAAAACCCTCCTGAGGGGAGCAAACCATCGGTGTCTGAGCTTACAGCTCGTCACTCAGCCTCACTGAGCCCAGAAAACAAGAATTCGGAGCATCCATCCTCAAACAAAAGTAAGATAGTCTGGAGCTTTATTCCTGGGAGGGTTGGTGGGCATGTGGGTATGTTTTGTTAATCACCTGGAGGGGGACTTGGTAGAGCGCCAAAATCTGTATTGGGGCATCAAAATAAGTGCAGCTGATAGAGGGCATGCTATTTCTACCAAAAGGGACTAAAAGACGTTCCTAGCTTAAGCAATCATCGCTTCAGTAGATGATGGCATTCACTGTGCTACCCGAATGTACACTTGGCTGTGGCCCAGCCTAAAATATCCAGTTTGAATACTTTGGTCTTTCATTTTGATCAGTATCACCATGCAGCGTGTTGGCTGTACTTAAGAGAGAATCCCTGTGAGAAGCTGGAACCAGAGATATGAACTCTGGTCTCaagagaaaaaagcacaaggaagtaaCTTTTAAAGCAGTGAAATGGAGAAATTTGGGCTGAATCTCTGGCTTCACTGAAGTGAATGACAAAAAATCCCAGAGACAGCAATGGGACCAAAATTTTTGGTATCTTCCTACATGCTGTCCTTGGAATCCTGCTGGAGTGGgggaaaatataatttcacaAACGTTAACTTGCGAGATCCACTGCTTACCAGGGAGCTTCCAAGACCAAGGCTAAGTCACGCacagtgtattttaaatgactCCCTGTCATGAGAACAGCCCAGCCAGTGGCTGTTCTAATCCTGCTGTAGGACAGACACCGTCTGCGTGAGAAGGAACAGCTGGCACGCAGCGTGCAGACACTATCACAACGATGCGAGCAGTGGGGAAACTATCAATAAAATTGATTTAAGTGATCGTGTTTTAGGATATATGTTGTGCACCGGATCCTTGATGCCAGGTACATACACGTTACTTAATGATTAAACACctcaaataaaatgcaaatgctcAGGATTTTAAAGATGCTAAGGCAGAGCCACAACATTTGCCTCTATGATTTGCATGCCTGCAGGTGGTGTCGCACAGTACCACCAGGTAAACTGCTGCCTCGGCATTTTTACGTTTTTGTCTGCTAGCATCTGGGCATAAACACGGGGGCAaactttgaaaatctgtttcaaGTCAGAGCATCTCTCTTCCTTCCAGTAGCTTAATGCCCTGGCTCCACCTAACAGGACGAGCGGCCAAGAGCACGCCTCTCACCTCCACGCACTGAGTCCCCCGACACCCGCGTACCCacgcagcccagcagcccctaAGAGCAAGCAGGTTACTGAAAGCACGTGGGGTTTGTCTGTACCACAGTGGGTGTAGTTAAAGCACCAGTGGTCCTCCTCAATGCGCTCAGCGTTGCGTAGCCACAACCATGCACACTGGTGCAGTTTTATGAGCACTGTTTTTGTAATTGACAACGTACATCATCAGGAGGGACGGGGAATTCACCTGGGAATGTCTGTGCAATCGCTGTTCCTGTCAAGATAAATGGCTTATGGCTCAAGCGAGGCCTTTGCATGCATGTATTGATTTACAAGCCATTCATCTCTTCACGTAGATCAGTCAATAACAAAGGCAAAGCACCAGAACAGCAGCACGGGGATCAGTAGGGATCAGTAGAATCCACCTCAATCCCACCACAGTATTTTAAGATCACAACTAAGCGTGTACAAAATAATTTGGTGTACAAAACGGAATTTCTAGGTGTTGGCTCTAGAACCCTTTTTAATCtacccctccccagccctggaaaAGTCACAGGCGAGCAGATGGAGCTTTTCAGCAATCCAAAGAATTAATTTCTCATGCTACATCGAACTAGGTGGATGTGGTATTGCCATAGCAACTTGAGAAAGAACCCAACTGGAATCCTGGCaacccttttttaaaaatacacttttactCATCTTTTGCTGCTTCCTTACTATTCACCCCTAACtttcattaatgtttttattgcaCAATGAGAGCTCTCCTGCCCTGGAGAGGTTTCCGTGCAGGGGAAcgctttgaaatgtgttttacatAGCATCTGCTACAAGGCTTTGAACATACGAGATGGATGCCACTCGGTCCCGAGGCAGATCACAGCACAAGCCAACTCCCAGCTATTTTAGCAGAGCCGAGCGTGGCCCCTGCAGTCACCACAAGGCACTGCCAGAGTAGCTGCAAATTTCTGAAGGACAGCGAGGCCATTCTGGACTGCTGGAGCCTCAGGGCCAGCACTGCAGCGAGTGGGTACGGGAGCGGtcccacaaacacacagaaCCAGCTCTAAAGTCAGCGGGGGTGAAATTCAGTCCCTTGCCAACGTAAGGACAAGCCACCAACGACAACTCCCGTTTCcagtcctgttgctgtcccaaATAGCCCATAAAACTTGCACCAGTGCTTTCCACCCCGTGAGTCCCGCAATCCCATTCAGTGATGAAATCTCACTGGGCAATCATTCTGTCCCCATTAAACAGGAttctaaaagaaagagaatCTTACATTTACCTTGCTGATAGCATGCAGATTCACCAGGCAAGTGAGAAGGaacagggcagggagcagtCCTGCCTAGACTAGTGCTGTCAAGTGGCGCGGGCTGGCTGAGAACACAGATAAAACCAGAGCTTTAAGGGAAGGGGTCTGTGACAGTCTCAGTCTGACTTGCTTTTAAAAGGGAGGTGAACATTGTTCTGCGCCcccttttattttgctgatcTTGCTAGTTCGTGCTGTTCACAGTGCTGTTTCTTATCTTTTAGATgggctgaagaagaaaaaccGGAATGCTGGCGACATCAAGATTTTCAGAGACTGGCTGGTTTTACACTGCCCCTCTGAAGCGCGCGAGATCTACAAGCTGCCACCTGAAGACCTCGATAATTACCTGGCCTGGTTCTACAACTCCGCAAAGAAACAAAACGGCATGGATTTTTCCGCCAACTCTTTGTACTTCTTCCAGAGCAGCATTGAGAGATACCTGAAGGATCACAACTACGAGTACAGCGTGGTTAAAGGAGCGGAATTCAGAACGTCTCAGGAAGCCTTAAAACTGAAGTATCAGCATCTGTctcaaaaagagagagagggagagtgGACTATTTTAGAGAACCTGACGGATGAAAACGTGGATGTCCTTCGTAAGAAAGGGCTATTGAGTCAGTTGACCCCTCAGGGCTTTCTGCACCTGATGCTCATAAATATCATCAGGGGGTTTGGGGCAAGCACACACAATCACAGCCAGAACCTGTACTGGGGACAGCTGGTGCTAAGAAAGGATGAGGCAGGGCTGGAGTACCTGGCGTGGAAGAATGACCTCCACGCAGAGGAAACTACGGGGGAAGCAGCTGCACACCTCTTTGCCAGGCCTGACAACCCAGATAACTGTCCGATCCAGGACTACAAGATGTACGCTAAGAAGAGGCCGCTGGACATGCTTCACGACTACGATCCGCTCTACCTGTCTCCCAAGCCCCTCTACTCCATGTGGGACCAAGTGTGGTACTGTAGAAAATCACTGACAAAATCCAAAATGGAAAAGATGCTGAAAGTTATTATCCAGCaagtcaaagaaacaaaaatgaaggcCAAGAAGTAAAGGTAGCCGCTGGTTTCTGTTGTGCCACTTGGCTAGGAGCCTGTTTCAAAGTATGTTTGAAAGGTTTAAGTAGCGACAGTTAGCAGAGGTTGAAGGAAACATCCATCCCTTCAGTGTCACCTTCCAACATCTACAGATTTGCATTACTTTAGCTTTCAGGAGAAGTGAAAAACTTctattgttctttttcttaacaGAATTGGTAATTCAGtaagttaaataaatatgaGAGTTCTATTTTTACAAACGTGAAAAGTTAACGTTCTACTCTATTATTAGTGACATGATAAAAAAGCTGCACTACCAGGGAGAGGGCTCTGCAGCTGAATAACAAGCTGCGCTTGTATTTAGGGGAGCTGACACTAGCAAACTGTATTTAGTCTGCTGTGTCACAGCCTAtcataaaaagataaataccGTGAGCTCGTTGTGGGGTGGAAGGAGGATGATGAAATACCGTGTTTGCCAGCTGCTAATCCATAGCTCATAGGAATGCTTTCAACAAGGTTTATGTCATTTTTCTTAGTGAAAGATTCATAGATTTAAGAAATTCtgactgtttttaaaagttatttaaatatctGACAGCGTTGAAAAGTTTTATGGCCTTTTCCCCAGGGCACTAAGAATAGCCACAAAAGCAGCCTTCAGTAGGCTTAAACCTTGTTTCGGCTGTCCTGTTGCTGTTCGGTCAATGTACTCTTACAGTCCGGTTGTTGGAGTGAACTGTTGACATGTTCTAATAAAATTAAGTCTTACTTACTACTGTTTGTCTGTTCTACAAGGGTGAACCAGTAAGCCTGAACCACCGGGTGACAGCTTCCCAGAACACCAGCACACTCACTGCTCTCCTCTGCAGCAAGCCCGCCGGTGCTCCTGGCTACAGAGCCGGCCCTGTGCGGGCTTTGGGCGTTTGAAATCCCCCTGAGCCCCCAGTCAGGGGCTCTTCAGGAGGCCTTTGTGGCCAAGGtcttcaccagcagcagccccgttCAAGTTTAACATCACCAAGTAACTCACAGGTGCTTGAGGAGCCATAAAAAAGACAAACTCACTCCATCAAACGCTCAGAGCCTTCCAGCTTTCCTCGTGCTGCCCACCACAGCCTGCGTTTGtagtgcagcagctgcaggaacctgCAAACCTGCCATGCCCAGCTCGGGAACGGCCACACGTGGAGCTCCGTGTGGCAAATTGCAACCAGGCACCGAGAGTCAGAGCAAACCCTTTCCCACAGGGCTCAGGTTTACTCTGGCTGGATGAAACAAGAagacagcaggcagctcagccttttatttcctctgtgctgACCTGTTCAGTCCACGCCCCAAAGCTCCTCAATGAAAGGCTGCTACCTCAAAAACCAGGTGGCGCAGTCAGTCAGCAGAATCCACTTCATCCTTTCTCAGTCACACCGG
Proteins encoded in this region:
- the LOC137845120 gene encoding uncharacterized protein KIAA1958-like isoform X1, whose amino-acid sequence is MFLQNESVSAERCSDGSSLCMDLSNLVTWAHTHGNICKQLPALEAVQSSGHPSRENSILWMCGGGHAYHWPCGKLHFRSREENEAVEKRKRQTSCEAPSREANSGEKRIRVTSPFERARRGTAATGSRSRSPGVTQQRDDTVYIVHNEPAPRENQKNSKSMKPCFAAEQHVSRGEIKTDAHTVNLGSDEDPQIISDDEQHVSDAENQGDRIRQNIWSDSPPTRCVTAEVDLQMHHDQKTAIPKQPDTPTSGFAPTEKPPLALLSIQKSPVSNQKILESSFMHQGPLNPVEFTSETSRARNSTGSATPKEPLKQISVSSTEAKAQLEAPTSVAFFQFETSVDVQQQLQLCCPECGTPGTGFSGNAAENPPEGSKPSVSELTARHSASLSPENKNSEHPSSNKNGLKKKNRNAGDIKIFRDWLVLHCPSEAREIYKLPPEDLDNYLAWFYNSAKKQNGMDFSANSLYFFQSSIERYLKDHNYEYSVVKGAEFRTSQEALKLKYQHLSQKEREGEWTILENLTDENVDVLRKKGLLSQLTPQGFLHLMLINIIRGFGASTHNHSQNLYWGQLVLRKDEAGLEYLAWKNDLHAEETTGEAAAHLFARPDNPDNCPIQDYKMYAKKRPLDMLHDYDPLYLSPKPLYSMWDQVWYCRKSLTKSKMEKMLKVIIQQVKETKMKAKK
- the LOC137845120 gene encoding uncharacterized protein KIAA1958-like isoform X2: MNESVSAERCSDGSSLCMDLSNLVTWAHTHGNICKQLPALEAVQSSGHPSRENSILWMCGGGHAYHWPCGKLHFRSREENEAVEKRKRQTSCEAPSREANSGEKRIRVTSPFERARRGTAATGSRSRSPGVTQQRDDTVYIVHNEPAPRENQKNSKSMKPCFAAEQHVSRGEIKTDAHTVNLGSDEDPQIISDDEQHVSDAENQGDRIRQNIWSDSPPTRCVTAEVDLQMHHDQKTAIPKQPDTPTSGFAPTEKPPLALLSIQKSPVSNQKILESSFMHQGPLNPVEFTSETSRARNSTGSATPKEPLKQISVSSTEAKAQLEAPTSVAFFQFETSVDVQQQLQLCCPECGTPGTGFSGNAAENPPEGSKPSVSELTARHSASLSPENKNSEHPSSNKNGLKKKNRNAGDIKIFRDWLVLHCPSEAREIYKLPPEDLDNYLAWFYNSAKKQNGMDFSANSLYFFQSSIERYLKDHNYEYSVVKGAEFRTSQEALKLKYQHLSQKEREGEWTILENLTDENVDVLRKKGLLSQLTPQGFLHLMLINIIRGFGASTHNHSQNLYWGQLVLRKDEAGLEYLAWKNDLHAEETTGEAAAHLFARPDNPDNCPIQDYKMYAKKRPLDMLHDYDPLYLSPKPLYSMWDQVWYCRKSLTKSKMEKMLKVIIQQVKETKMKAKK
- the LOC137845120 gene encoding uncharacterized protein KIAA1958-like isoform X3, giving the protein MDLSNLVTWAHTHGNICKQLPALEAVQSSGHPSRENSILWMCGGGHAYHWPCGKLHFRSREENEAVEKRKRQTSCEAPSREANSGEKRIRVTSPFERARRGTAATGSRSRSPGVTQQRDDTVYIVHNEPAPRENQKNSKSMKPCFAAEQHVSRGEIKTDAHTVNLGSDEDPQIISDDEQHVSDAENQGDRIRQNIWSDSPPTRCVTAEVDLQMHHDQKTAIPKQPDTPTSGFAPTEKPPLALLSIQKSPVSNQKILESSFMHQGPLNPVEFTSETSRARNSTGSATPKEPLKQISVSSTEAKAQLEAPTSVAFFQFETSVDVQQQLQLCCPECGTPGTGFSGNAAENPPEGSKPSVSELTARHSASLSPENKNSEHPSSNKNGLKKKNRNAGDIKIFRDWLVLHCPSEAREIYKLPPEDLDNYLAWFYNSAKKQNGMDFSANSLYFFQSSIERYLKDHNYEYSVVKGAEFRTSQEALKLKYQHLSQKEREGEWTILENLTDENVDVLRKKGLLSQLTPQGFLHLMLINIIRGFGASTHNHSQNLYWGQLVLRKDEAGLEYLAWKNDLHAEETTGEAAAHLFARPDNPDNCPIQDYKMYAKKRPLDMLHDYDPLYLSPKPLYSMWDQVWYCRKSLTKSKMEKMLKVIIQQVKETKMKAKK